From Tissierellales bacterium, one genomic window encodes:
- a CDS encoding transglycosylase SLT domain-containing protein, with amino-acid sequence MIQKKKIAIVMMIALVVGFLFVNKAEISEEKDAIILKTTELAKTIDPVDLEPLIEIWTRDNLIKYINEESKLGEDVSTYLYDQCIEKELDPVLVLGLIKLESNFDTNLVSYAGARGLGQLMENTAKPWAKNLGIEYSREKLFEPKYNIRLFTSHLQYLFKVYDNDIHQVLTAYNRGQGGLKKYVASRGGHRNPAESVYSNRVIQLTSNYRKNLENEQ; translated from the coding sequence ATGATTCAGAAAAAGAAAATTGCAATCGTGATGATGATAGCTCTTGTAGTGGGATTTTTATTTGTTAATAAAGCTGAAATAAGTGAAGAGAAAGATGCAATAATATTAAAAACTACAGAGCTAGCTAAGACGATAGATCCAGTTGATTTAGAGCCATTAATCGAAATTTGGACCAGAGATAATCTCATCAAGTATATAAATGAAGAAAGTAAGCTTGGCGAAGATGTGTCAACTTATTTATATGATCAATGTATAGAAAAAGAACTAGATCCAGTTTTAGTACTGGGGTTGATAAAACTAGAGAGTAATTTTGATACAAACCTAGTAAGTTATGCCGGAGCTAGAGGGCTTGGACAGTTGATGGAAAATACAGCTAAACCATGGGCTAAAAATTTGGGTATAGAATATAGTAGAGAGAAACTATTTGAGCCTAAGTATAATATAAGGCTTTTTACATCACATCTACAATATTTATTTAAAGTATATGACAATGATATACATCAAGTGCTTACTGCGTACAACAGAGGTCAGGGTGGATTGAAAAAATATGTGGCATCTCGTGGTGGGCATAGAAATCCAGCTGAGAGCGTTTACTCAAATAGAGTAATTCAATTGACTTCAAATTACAGAAAAAACCTTGAGAACGAACAGTAA
- the argS gene encoding arginine--tRNA ligase, producing the protein MLDFKVEIAKLVSGQVEGLSETEVLELIETPPDFKMGDYAMPCFKLAKAFRKAPQIISEEITKSLSDSKYFSEVKNVGPYVNFFVNRALFAESVLKDVSEQKECYGSSNMGEGKRVIVEYSSPNIAKPFHIGHIRTTVIGSSLYKIYKFLGFDAVAINHLGDYGTQFGKLIVAYKKWGKQELIEEAPIKELLKLYVQFHKEAESNPELEDEARNWFRKLEEGDQEAYDLWKWFKDESMKEFNKVYDMMNIHFDSFAGESFYSDKMPKIVEEMEAKGILQESEGATIVDLEEYNMPPALIKKSDGSTLYITRDIAAACYRKETYDFYKNIYVVGSEQKLHFEQWMKVVELMGHEWAKDCIHVPFGLINLKDGTLSTRKGNVVFLEDVLSKAVAKTKEIIESKNPNLENKEEVAKQVGIGAILFQELFNGRIKDYEFNWDRALSFEGETGPYVQYTYSRANSILRKAEVETSVDVDYSLLQDEASMNVIRLIQGFPKVIVDAMEKNEPSIITRRTVDMAQAFNRFYQECPIMTAETEELKMARLLLVECTKTAIRNGLNLLGIETPERM; encoded by the coding sequence ATGTTAGATTTTAAAGTAGAGATAGCTAAATTAGTGAGCGGACAAGTAGAAGGATTATCAGAAACAGAAGTACTTGAGTTAATTGAGACACCACCAGATTTTAAAATGGGAGATTATGCTATGCCATGTTTCAAATTGGCAAAAGCATTTAGAAAAGCGCCACAAATTATTTCTGAAGAAATAACTAAGTCGTTGAGTGATAGCAAGTATTTTAGTGAAGTGAAAAATGTTGGACCATATGTAAACTTCTTTGTAAACAGAGCACTTTTTGCAGAGAGCGTATTAAAAGATGTATCAGAGCAAAAAGAATGTTATGGATCATCTAATATGGGAGAAGGAAAGAGAGTTATAGTTGAATATTCATCACCTAATATAGCTAAGCCTTTCCATATAGGACATATAAGAACAACTGTAATAGGTAGCTCGCTTTACAAGATTTATAAATTTTTGGGATTTGATGCTGTTGCAATCAATCACCTAGGAGATTATGGAACACAATTTGGTAAACTTATAGTGGCTTATAAAAAGTGGGGTAAACAAGAACTTATTGAAGAAGCACCTATAAAAGAATTACTTAAATTATACGTTCAATTTCACAAAGAAGCAGAGAGCAACCCTGAATTAGAAGATGAAGCAAGAAATTGGTTTAGAAAACTAGAAGAAGGAGATCAAGAAGCATACGATCTTTGGAAATGGTTTAAAGATGAGAGTATGAAAGAATTCAACAAAGTTTATGATATGATGAACATCCATTTCGATTCATTTGCTGGTGAAAGTTTCTATTCTGATAAAATGCCTAAAATCGTTGAAGAAATGGAAGCAAAAGGTATATTACAGGAATCAGAAGGAGCTACTATAGTAGATTTAGAAGAATACAATATGCCACCTGCGCTTATCAAAAAGAGCGATGGATCTACACTTTATATCACTCGTGATATAGCAGCAGCTTGCTACAGAAAAGAAACTTACGATTTTTATAAAAATATATATGTAGTTGGTTCAGAGCAAAAACTACACTTTGAACAATGGATGAAAGTTGTAGAACTTATGGGACATGAATGGGCTAAAGATTGTATCCACGTTCCATTTGGTCTTATAAACTTAAAGGACGGAACATTGTCTACTCGTAAAGGTAATGTTGTATTTCTTGAAGATGTTTTATCAAAAGCAGTTGCTAAAACTAAAGAGATTATTGAGAGCAAGAATCCTAACTTAGAAAACAAAGAAGAAGTTGCTAAACAAGTAGGTATAGGAGCTATATTATTCCAAGAATTGTTTAATGGTAGAATAAAAGATTACGAATTCAATTGGGATCGTGCATTGTCATTTGAAGGAGAGACAGGTCCTTATGTACAATACACTTATAGCCGTGCAAATAGTATACTTAGAAAAGCGGAAGTAGAAACTAGTGTTGATGTAGATTATAGCTTGCTTCAAGATGAAGCTTCAATGAATGTAATCAGATTGATACAAGGATTCCCTAAAGTTATAGTTGATGCTATGGAGAAAAATGAGCCAAGTATTATTACTAGAAGAACAGTTGACATGGCTCAAGCGTTTAATAGATTCTATCAAGAATGTCCTATTATGACTGCAGAAACCGAAGAATTAAAAATGGCTAGATTGTTGTTAGTTGAATGTACAAAAACAGCTATAAGAAATGGTTTGAATTTATTAGGAATTGAAACTCCAGAGAGAATGTAG